From a single Dendropsophus ebraccatus isolate aDenEbr1 chromosome 8, aDenEbr1.pat, whole genome shotgun sequence genomic region:
- the BCL10 gene encoding B-cell lymphoma/leukemia 10 isoform X2 — translation MILNKDDAEEILCLTTSRKRAGEMLDRLAKNPKGLDALIESIRQQRTQDFLIEKITDEVLRVKNSRLESFKDCCPNTSLTSSNGLTSTDEKLVSLQMESTVLFHPEGEPSLPNNFSNSLTLRSPMTVEKKSRNSKQSSNFSDKFPKPGEDGAPPLPIIPSSEPQESCACSTIDNQFLPLRSTSPFNP, via the exons ATGATACTGAATAAGGATGATGCGGAGGAAATTTTATGTCTAACGACGAGCCGAAAGCGGGCCGGAGAAATGCTGGATCGCCTGGCCAAAAACCCAAAGGGGCTCGACGCCCTGATCGAATCCATTAGACAACAAAGAACACAAGACTTTCTCATAGAAAAAATCACCGACGAAGTTCTACGAGTAAAAAACTCGCGGCTGGAATCCTTCAAAG ATTGCTGCCCGAACACGTCACTGACCTCATCCAATGGATTAACGTCCACCGATGAAAAACTGGTGTCGCTCCAAATGGAATCCACCGTCCTCTTCCACCCGGAAGGAGAGCCCAGCCTCCCAAACAATTTTAGCAACTCTCTCACACTGAGAAGCCCGATGACTGTAGAGAAAAAATCCCGGAACAGCAAACAAAGCTCTAACTTCTCCGACAAGTTCCCCAAGCCGGGAGAAGACGGAGCGCCGCCGCTTCCTATCATCCCTTCATCGGAGCCCCAGGAATCGTGTGCGTGCTCTACCATCGATAACCAGTTTCTCCCTTTAAGGTCCACCTCTCCTTTTAACCCTTGA
- the BCL10 gene encoding B-cell lymphoma/leukemia 10 isoform X1 yields MTPQLNEDVMADIKKEAVERLRPYLCEKLIAERHFDYLRCKMILNKDDAEEILCLTTSRKRAGEMLDRLAKNPKGLDALIESIRQQRTQDFLIEKITDEVLRVKNSRLESFKDCCPNTSLTSSNGLTSTDEKLVSLQMESTVLFHPEGEPSLPNNFSNSLTLRSPMTVEKKSRNSKQSSNFSDKFPKPGEDGAPPLPIIPSSEPQESCACSTIDNQFLPLRSTSPFNP; encoded by the exons ATGACTCCCCAACTGAATGAAGATGTCATGGCAGACATTAAGAAAGAA GCCGTAGAACGTTTACGACCATATTTGTGTGAAAAGCTTATCGCCGAAAGACACTTCGACTACCTGCGCTGCAAAATGATACTGAATAAGGATGATGCGGAGGAAATTTTATGTCTAACGACGAGCCGAAAGCGGGCCGGAGAAATGCTGGATCGCCTGGCCAAAAACCCAAAGGGGCTCGACGCCCTGATCGAATCCATTAGACAACAAAGAACACAAGACTTTCTCATAGAAAAAATCACCGACGAAGTTCTACGAGTAAAAAACTCGCGGCTGGAATCCTTCAAAG ATTGCTGCCCGAACACGTCACTGACCTCATCCAATGGATTAACGTCCACCGATGAAAAACTGGTGTCGCTCCAAATGGAATCCACCGTCCTCTTCCACCCGGAAGGAGAGCCCAGCCTCCCAAACAATTTTAGCAACTCTCTCACACTGAGAAGCCCGATGACTGTAGAGAAAAAATCCCGGAACAGCAAACAAAGCTCTAACTTCTCCGACAAGTTCCCCAAGCCGGGAGAAGACGGAGCGCCGCCGCTTCCTATCATCCCTTCATCGGAGCCCCAGGAATCGTGTGCGTGCTCTACCATCGATAACCAGTTTCTCCCTTTAAGGTCCACCTCTCCTTTTAACCCTTGA